The following coding sequences lie in one Bartonella sp. DGB1 genomic window:
- the rpsU gene encoding 30S ribosomal protein S21, which produces MQVLVRNNNVDQALRALKKKMQREGIFREMKMRSHYEKPSERRAREKAESIRRARKLARKKAQHDDGLGY; this is translated from the coding sequence GTGCAAGTATTAGTCCGTAATAATAATGTTGATCAAGCGCTGAGAGCTTTGAAAAAGAAAATGCAACGGGAAGGAATATTCCGTGAAATGAAAATGCGTTCTCATTATGAAAAGCCATCAGAGCGTCGTGCAAGAGAAAAAGCTGAGTCTATTCGTAGAGCTCGTAAACTAGCACGGAAAAAAGCTCAACATGATGATGGTTTAGGATATTAA
- a CDS encoding tetratricopeptide repeat protein — protein sequence MFKKSVVLPLVCLLFISCKNNNFENISSMTQTILDNPKSVEAYNIRGIAFAQDSDYNSALKDFSQAIQLDSNFIDAYINRGTLFLNKGYLDKAAADYNHVLTLQPNNAIAYIGLGNIALAEENFKEALYFFNKATGLTKNYRAFYGKAIVLQKLNRHKESIDAFFAALSNNPKLPQMYVDRGLSYLAINDLEKAKKDFSIALNIDNNFAIAWYRLGDIYERDGCYVDALEAYKAAKQLDDKIEDIDKHIERLNALCSNFNFKCNKVADKYFKHKIYF from the coding sequence ATGTTTAAAAAAAGTGTAGTTTTACCACTTGTTTGTCTTTTATTTATTTCATGTAAAAATAACAATTTTGAAAATATTTCCTCGATGACACAGACTATATTGGATAATCCTAAGTCAGTGGAAGCTTATAATATTCGTGGAATAGCTTTTGCGCAAGATAGTGATTATAATAGTGCTTTAAAAGATTTTAGCCAGGCTATTCAACTTGATAGTAATTTTATAGATGCTTATATTAATCGTGGTACTTTATTTTTAAATAAAGGATATCTAGATAAAGCCGCTGCTGATTATAATCATGTTTTAACTTTACAGCCTAATAATGCTATTGCTTATATCGGTTTAGGAAATATAGCTTTAGCAGAGGAAAACTTCAAAGAGGCTTTATATTTTTTTAATAAAGCTACAGGGCTAACAAAAAATTATAGAGCTTTTTATGGTAAAGCTATTGTTTTACAAAAGTTGAATAGGCATAAAGAATCTATAGATGCTTTTTTTGCAGCTTTATCAAACAATCCTAAATTACCACAAATGTATGTTGATAGAGGACTAAGTTACTTAGCTATTAACGATTTAGAAAAAGCTAAAAAAGACTTTAGTATTGCGTTAAATATCGACAATAATTTTGCTATAGCTTGGTATAGATTAGGGGATATTTATGAGCGTGATGGATGTTATGTAGATGCTTTGGAAGCTTATAAAGCCGCAAAACAATTAGATGATAAGATAGAAGATATTGATAAACATATTGAAAGATTAAACGCATTATGCTCAAACTTTAATTTTAAATGTAACAAAGTTGCAGATAAATATTTTAAACATAAAATATATTTTTAA
- a CDS encoding lytic murein transglycosylase yields MVKIFNFLSYSIIKHSFLFVFILIGSHSLASAKKPLNADAVKEWIINFKPVALSKGITEKTFSEAFDNISSPDFSVLPKARYQPEFIMTLVHYLSRRISANIIKEGQEKSNQYADILEKINKNTGVDKNILLAIWAAESSYGRALKNPMAVRDIFNSLSVLAYADDRRSQYAQKQLIAALKILQSGKVKRKDLVGSWAGAMGHTQFIPTSYLAFAKDINGNSWPNIWHSIPDALASSANLLKTNGWIKNQKWGYEVLYPYQDIKKFDNKNMSFAEWQKLGIIRADKKNYPNLTNTARLLFPDGVDGPIFLVTKNFSVLKTYNNANRYALLIGILADRISGELGLSKKWVP; encoded by the coding sequence ATGGTGAAAATTTTCAATTTCTTGAGTTATAGTATAATAAAACATAGCTTTTTGTTTGTTTTTATATTAATAGGATCACATTCTTTAGCCTCGGCTAAAAAACCACTTAACGCAGATGCTGTTAAAGAATGGATTATAAATTTTAAACCGGTAGCGCTATCTAAAGGAATTACAGAAAAAACTTTTTCTGAAGCTTTTGATAATATATCATCCCCGGATTTTTCAGTTTTACCTAAAGCACGTTATCAACCTGAATTCATTATGACATTAGTCCATTACCTTAGCCGTCGTATTTCAGCTAATATTATTAAGGAAGGACAAGAAAAAAGTAACCAATATGCTGATATATTAGAAAAAATTAATAAAAATACTGGTGTAGATAAAAATATATTATTAGCAATATGGGCGGCTGAAAGTTCCTATGGAAGAGCTTTAAAAAATCCTATGGCCGTTAGAGATATTTTTAATTCTTTATCAGTATTAGCTTACGCGGATGATCGTAGAAGTCAATATGCTCAAAAACAATTGATTGCGGCACTGAAAATTTTACAAAGCGGTAAAGTAAAAAGAAAAGACTTAGTTGGCTCCTGGGCTGGCGCTATGGGGCATACTCAATTTATTCCTACTAGTTATCTAGCTTTTGCTAAAGATATTAATGGTAACTCCTGGCCTAATATATGGCATTCTATCCCTGATGCCTTAGCCTCTTCAGCAAATCTTTTAAAAACTAATGGTTGGATTAAAAATCAAAAATGGGGTTATGAAGTTCTTTATCCTTACCAAGATATAAAAAAATTTGATAATAAAAATATGTCTTTTGCAGAATGGCAAAAGCTTGGAATAATACGTGCTGATAAAAAAAATTACCCAAATTTAACAAATACTGCTCGTTTGCTATTCCCAGATGGGGTAGACGGTCCTATCTTTCTTGTTACTAAGAATTTTTCTGTTTTAAAAACCTATAACAATGCTAATCGATATGCTTTGCTTATAGGTATTTTAGCAGATAGAATTTCTGGAGAGCTAGGACTCAGCAAAAAATGGGTACCATAG
- the hemH gene encoding ferrochelatase: MNKISFNTPIKKIGVLLVNLGTPDQLDIKSIRSYLTEFLSDKRVIDLPRLIWYPILYGIILRKRPTKTLKSYQAIWDKTYNESPLRLITKQQTLLIEQNIKQQLKLAKLNTEQLIIEWAMRYGTPKIEEKLDILVNAGCEKILCFPVYPQYCAATTATVCDKVFDFLKQQRHIPAIRTVPAYYDHPLYIKALADSILEHLTNYPHRIDKLLVSFHGIPKRYSKLGDPYEKQCLETTKKLAKYLNWKEDKIDICFQSQFGKEEWLQPYTEKHIKKLAQSKIESIAIISPGFVADCLETLHEINIEYKKLFQDNGGKNFTYIKCLNDSEQNIQLLTDIILNELQGWLK; encoded by the coding sequence ATGAATAAAATCTCTTTTAATACCCCAATTAAAAAAATTGGGGTTCTTCTTGTTAATTTAGGAACTCCTGATCAATTAGATATTAAATCTATACGCAGTTATCTTACTGAATTTCTATCTGATAAAAGAGTGATAGATTTGCCAAGGTTAATCTGGTATCCAATTTTATACGGAATAATTTTACGTAAAAGACCAACAAAAACTCTTAAATCTTATCAAGCTATTTGGGATAAGACATATAATGAATCCCCTCTTCGCCTTATTACTAAGCAACAGACTTTACTAATAGAACAAAATATAAAACAACAATTAAAACTTGCCAAACTAAATACAGAACAACTTATTATTGAATGGGCAATGCGGTATGGTACGCCTAAAATAGAAGAAAAATTAGATATTTTAGTGAACGCAGGCTGTGAAAAAATATTATGTTTTCCTGTTTATCCGCAATATTGTGCTGCGACCACCGCAACCGTATGTGATAAAGTTTTTGACTTTTTAAAACAACAACGACATATTCCTGCAATAAGAACCGTACCAGCTTATTATGACCACCCTTTATATATAAAAGCTTTAGCAGATTCTATCTTAGAGCATTTAACAAACTACCCTCATAGAATAGATAAATTATTGGTATCTTTTCATGGAATACCTAAAAGATACAGCAAATTAGGTGATCCGTATGAAAAACAATGTCTAGAAACTACAAAAAAATTAGCAAAATATCTTAATTGGAAAGAAGATAAAATTGATATTTGCTTTCAATCTCAATTTGGTAAAGAAGAATGGTTACAACCATACACTGAAAAACATATAAAAAAATTAGCTCAATCAAAAATAGAATCTATTGCTATAATCAGTCCTGGTTTTGTAGCGGATTGTTTAGAAACATTACACGAAATAAACATAGAATATAAAAAATTATTTCAAGATAATGGTGGTAAAAATTTCACTTACATTAAATGTTTAAATGATAGTGAACAAAATATTCAACTGTTAACTGATATAATTTTAAATGAATTACAAGGATGGCTAAAATAA
- a CDS encoding M3 family oligoendopeptidase, with protein MNQTLTKTAKNDIFPKWDLTDFYASPTDPKFLQDFTKLEEEVKKFVAKWEGNLQTSTEYTDDKSLGHAVQEYETIVELAYKISSYVYLNYALNVSDPERSRLLSDTQSKITKIFTSLIFFELELNKLNEENLKTAEKDKLFKKYLPWINKIRKNKPHQLNDDLERLFSETSLTGYAAWNRLYNDTLSKSRYLVDNEELTLEQTLDLLQNKEENKRKAAFYALKESFEKDLPIYSLITNVLAQEKEISDRWHKFEDVASSRHLENSIDPEMVEALVNTVKANYPAISHRYYAIKAKLLGKEKLNAWDRNAPLGDAKNEYISWKEAEKIVLEAYEQFSPKLAELGKKFFGNGWIDAESTPGKKSGAFAHSTVPSVHPYLLLNYLGSSRDVMTLAHELGHGVHQLLAAPQGVLMASTPLTLAETASVFGEMLTFQSLLNKQTDLKQRQIFLAKKVEDMINTVVRQISFYLFEREVHETRRSEGELSNEKIGQIWLKTQKESLGEAIEITEDYANFWTYIGHFIHSPFYVYAYAFGDGLVNSLYSAYQQGQENFKENYFKLLEAGGSKSHEELLDMFGFDASKASFWEKGLSTIINMIDEIEEIENKINR; from the coding sequence ATGAATCAAACATTAACAAAAACTGCGAAGAATGACATTTTCCCTAAATGGGATTTAACAGATTTTTATGCATCTCCTACTGATCCTAAATTTTTACAAGATTTTACCAAACTTGAAGAAGAAGTAAAGAAATTCGTAGCCAAATGGGAAGGCAATCTACAAACCTCGACCGAATATACAGATGACAAGTCTTTAGGACATGCAGTACAAGAATATGAAACTATAGTGGAGCTTGCATATAAAATAAGCTCCTATGTATATTTAAATTATGCTCTAAATGTTTCTGACCCCGAAAGATCAAGACTATTAAGTGATACACAAAGTAAAATCACTAAAATATTCACATCGTTAATATTTTTTGAGCTTGAATTAAATAAATTAAATGAGGAAAATTTAAAAACAGCAGAAAAAGATAAATTATTTAAAAAATATTTACCGTGGATTAATAAAATACGCAAAAATAAACCTCATCAATTAAATGATGATCTAGAAAGGTTATTTTCTGAAACATCCCTAACTGGATATGCCGCTTGGAACCGTTTATATAACGACACCTTAAGTAAATCACGTTATTTAGTTGATAATGAAGAGTTAACTTTAGAACAAACTCTTGACCTGCTACAAAATAAAGAAGAAAATAAACGAAAAGCAGCCTTTTATGCTCTAAAAGAATCTTTTGAAAAAGATTTACCTATCTATAGTTTAATTACTAATGTTTTAGCTCAAGAGAAAGAAATATCTGATAGATGGCATAAATTCGAGGATGTAGCTAGCAGCCGTCATTTAGAAAATAGCATTGATCCTGAAATGGTCGAGGCGTTAGTTAATACCGTAAAAGCAAATTATCCAGCTATTTCTCATCGATATTATGCTATAAAAGCTAAATTACTAGGCAAAGAAAAACTAAATGCATGGGATAGAAATGCTCCACTAGGAGATGCTAAAAATGAATATATTAGCTGGAAGGAAGCTGAGAAAATCGTATTAGAAGCCTATGAGCAATTTTCTCCTAAATTAGCTGAGTTAGGTAAAAAATTCTTTGGTAATGGCTGGATAGATGCAGAATCTACTCCAGGTAAAAAATCAGGTGCTTTTGCTCATAGTACAGTACCTTCGGTTCATCCTTATTTACTATTAAATTATTTAGGTTCTAGTAGGGATGTTATGACTTTAGCACATGAGTTAGGTCATGGTGTGCATCAATTACTTGCTGCTCCGCAAGGTGTGTTAATGGCTTCCACTCCTTTAACATTAGCTGAAACAGCATCTGTATTTGGTGAAATGCTTACTTTCCAATCTTTACTGAATAAACAGACAGATCTAAAACAACGGCAAATTTTCTTAGCTAAAAAGGTGGAAGATATGATTAATACCGTTGTTAGACAAATTAGCTTTTATTTATTCGAAAGAGAAGTTCATGAAACAAGAAGATCAGAAGGTGAGCTTAGTAACGAAAAAATAGGACAAATTTGGCTAAAAACACAAAAAGAATCTTTAGGAGAGGCAATTGAAATAACAGAAGATTATGCAAATTTCTGGACATATATTGGTCATTTCATACATTCACCATTTTATGTCTATGCATATGCATTTGGCGACGGTTTAGTAAATTCTTTATATTCTGCATATCAGCAAGGTCAAGAAAATTTCAAAGAAAATTACTTTAAATTACTTGAAGCTGGTGGCAGTAAAAGTCACGAAGAATTATTAGACATGTTTGGTTTTGATGCTAGTAAAGCTAGTTTTTGGGAAAAAGGACTATCTACAATTATAAATATGATTGATGAGATAGAAGAAATTGAAAATAAAATAAATAGATAA